The Kribbella amoyensis genomic sequence ACGCGAAGGCCTGCGGGAACGCGTCCAGCCGGTTCTTCCGCTTGGACAGGCCGTGCCCTTCGTCCGGGTACACGAGCAGCCGGCACGGTACGTCCCGCTCCGCGAGCGCCGCGACGATCTGCTCGGCCTCGGACAGCGGTACCCGCGGGTCGTTGGCGCCGTGGATGACGAACAGCGGCGCCGTAATCGCGTCCACCCGGTTCAGCGGGCTCGCCGCGGTGAGGAACTCGCGGTCCGTCGCCAGGTACCCGTACTCGCGTTCGCGCACGGTCCGCCGGTACGCCGAGGTGTTCTCCAGGAACGTCACCAGCGACGCGATCCCGACGATGTCCACGCCCGCGGCCCACAGCTCCGGCTGGAACGCGAGTCCGGCGAGCACCATGTACCCGCCGTACGAGCCGCCCCACAACGCGGCCCGGCGCTGGTCGACACCGATGCTGGGCAGCCAGGCGTGGATCGCCGCCAGGTCCCGGACCGAGTCGAGCCGCAGGTCCCGGTCGTCCAGCGAGTACCACCGTTTGCCGTACCCCGAGGAGCCGCGCACGTTCGGGACGACGACGGTGTGCCCTTCCTCGACCAGACCGGCGATCAGCGGGTTCCAGATCTTGCTCGACTGCCACTCCGGTCCACCGTGCACGAGCACCACGGCCGAACCGTCACCGCCGTCGGCCGGCCGGAACACGAACACCGGCACCTCCTCCCCGTCGAACGACGGCACCCGATCGGTGACCGGGTGCCGCAGATCGTCCGGGAGTTCGGGTGCGTCGGGAGCCTTGACGGTGACGGTCTCCTGGTCGGCGACGGAGTACCGGATCACGTACTGCGGCTCGATCGGGCTGCTGTACGTGAGGACGACGTGGCCGCCGTCGGCCGACCAGCGCGGGTCGCTCTCCACCAGGATCGCGCCGCATCCACCCGGCGGAAGGTCGATCGGGGCGACGAACTCGCCGTCGATCCGATGCAGGGCGAGCGCCACCTCGCCGTCCTCGTTCGCGCTGACCAGCAGGTGCTCGCCGTCGGGACTCGCCCAGCCGGCCAGGTCTCGCTTGCCATCGGCAACCACTTCGGTCAGCGCGCGGGTGCCGAGGTCGTAGCGGAGGACGGCGAGCCGGTCCCGGTCGAAGTCGGCGGAGAGCAGCACCCCGGACGAATCGGGCAGCCACGAAACGGTCCCGATGAACACCTGGTCGTCGAACCCGGTGACCTCGGTGACAGCGCCCGTCGCGGCCTCGATCAGCAACGCCTGCTCGCTGTTCGCCGGACCACCGCCGCGGGTGACCAGGACCCAGCGGTCGTCGGGGGACGCGTCGACGGTACTGACGAAGCCGCCGCCGTCGTACAGCACCGACTCCAGGCCGTGCCCGAGATCCAGGGCGACCAGGTCGAAGTCGACCTCGTTGCGCCGGTTCGTGGTGAACAGGACGCGGCCGTGCCGGGCGGCGATCAGGTGATGGAGGTACCGGTCGTCGTGAACCAGTGGGAGGAGTTCGGGCAGGCCTTCGCCGGTCAGGTCGAGGGTGGAGAGCTGGCCGCGTTCGTCGCCGCCGGTGTCGTGCTCGACGATCACGGTCCGGCTGCCGGGGACGTACTTCGCGGCCAGGACCCGTTCGCCGAGGGCGGTGAGGGCTCGCCAGTTCCCGTCCACGTCGACCTCGTGGACCTGGCGGATTCCGCTCCCGTCGTACCCGACCAGGAGCCGCCCTTCGCTGTCGATGTCGAAGGCGATCAGGGCGGGGAGGGCCAGCAACGACTGCAGCATGAGGCCGACCCTATCTACGCCGAAGGGGCAGGCCCGCCGGGAAATCCGGTGGTCCTGCCCCTCGTCGGTCGTGGCTCAGCGGTCACCGTGCCAGGAGTGCCAGAGCGCCGCGTACGCGCCTTGGGCATCGACCAGTTCGTCGTGCCCGCCGAGCTCGACGATCCGGCCGTCCTCGACCACCGCGATCACGTCCGCGTCGTGCGCGGTGTGCAGCCGGTGCGCGATCGCGACCACGGTCCGGCCCTCCAGGACCCCGGCCAGCGAGCGCTCCAGGTGCCGAGCCGCGCGCGGGTCCATCAACGACGTGGCCTCGTCCAGGACCAGCGTGTGCGGATCGGCGAGGACCAGCCGGGCCAGCGCGACCTGCTGGGCCTGGGCCGGGGTCAGCGAGACGCCGCCGGACCCGACCTCGGTGTCCAGGCCGTGTTCGAACCCGGCCACCCAGGCGTGCGCGTCGACCGCGCGCAGGGCCGTCCACAGCTCGGCGTCCGCCGCCTCCGGCCGAGCCAGCCGCAGGTTGTCCCGGACCGACCCGACGAACACGTGGTGCTCCTGGTTGACCAGGGCCACGTGGCTGCGGACCTGCTCGGCCGACATCCTCGCCAGCGTCGCGCCGCCCAGGGTGATATCGCCCAGCCGCGGTGAGTAGATCCCCGCGAGCAACCGGCCCAGGGTCGACTTGCCCGCACCGGACGGACCGACCAGGGCGACCCGGGCGCCCGGCTCCACGGTGAGCGTGACGCCGTGCAGCACGTCGCGGCCCTCCAGGTACCCGAAGCGCACGTCGTCGGCGAGCACGGTCCGTCCTTCCGGCTCGGACTCGTCCCCGGCGTTCGACGCCTCCACCTCGCGGACCCCGACCAGCCGGGCCAGCGAAACCTGGGCCACCTGCAGCTCGTCGTACCAGCGGATCATCATGTTCACCGGCTCGACCAGCA encodes the following:
- a CDS encoding alpha/beta hydrolase family protein, whose translation is MLQSLLALPALIAFDIDSEGRLLVGYDGSGIRQVHEVDVDGNWRALTALGERVLAAKYVPGSRTVIVEHDTGGDERGQLSTLDLTGEGLPELLPLVHDDRYLHHLIAARHGRVLFTTNRRNEVDFDLVALDLGHGLESVLYDGGGFVSTVDASPDDRWVLVTRGGGPANSEQALLIEAATGAVTEVTGFDDQVFIGTVSWLPDSSGVLLSADFDRDRLAVLRYDLGTRALTEVVADGKRDLAGWASPDGEHLLVSANEDGEVALALHRIDGEFVAPIDLPPGGCGAILVESDPRWSADGGHVVLTYSSPIEPQYVIRYSVADQETVTVKAPDAPELPDDLRHPVTDRVPSFDGEEVPVFVFRPADGGDGSAVVLVHGGPEWQSSKIWNPLIAGLVEEGHTVVVPNVRGSSGYGKRWYSLDDRDLRLDSVRDLAAIHAWLPSIGVDQRRAALWGGSYGGYMVLAGLAFQPELWAAGVDIVGIASLVTFLENTSAYRRTVREREYGYLATDREFLTAASPLNRVDAITAPLFVIHGANDPRVPLSEAEQIVAALAERDVPCRLLVYPDEGHGLSKRKNRLDAFPQAFAFLREHLAS